Proteins from a single region of Chromobacterium sp. ATCC 53434:
- a CDS encoding IpaC/SipC family type III secretion system effector — translation MATIIGSASTLNLHPAALDSGVVGKSPVAKSLVDVKDILPILAGAGRDGQTLAEVMSGPQLRPPSTELSKQVTDGLKTYLSEKAKDPEFVQDLGVLFDKVESGVNKLMNDKLKEQAEQGKSFDISGLAPSGAALLVAAIVLMSALRTADNTLSNKLSLVGFDAAKATAASMVREGVANLSSSIAQGVGQMAITGVGAKKSLSGINAERGALKNNAPKLAKLGDEGRNIQSALGRQNAVKLGADADGLKQVGLKPQTAAAKPGANELGAQSNAAGGVADGMAGDKLGLQSSNQRLAKQHETALGSAGDDLAVKSQAEQLAMDNTKLKGQAKQTAGKAIMDSSSAASNIAGGSGRYASTLEQSEQQISQASGRVANTASEETRESSRKSDSFVQELLRTLDSISQSKSAAMGAVAGNIRA, via the coding sequence ATGGCAACCATTATCGGCAGCGCTTCCACGCTCAATCTTCATCCCGCGGCGCTTGATTCCGGCGTGGTCGGAAAATCGCCCGTCGCCAAGTCGCTGGTCGACGTCAAGGACATCCTGCCCATCCTGGCCGGCGCCGGCCGCGACGGCCAGACGCTGGCCGAGGTGATGTCGGGTCCGCAATTGCGCCCGCCGTCCACCGAGCTCAGCAAGCAGGTGACCGATGGCCTGAAGACCTATCTGAGCGAAAAAGCCAAGGACCCGGAATTCGTCCAGGATCTGGGCGTCTTGTTCGACAAGGTCGAGTCCGGCGTGAACAAGCTGATGAACGACAAGCTCAAGGAGCAGGCCGAGCAGGGCAAGAGCTTCGACATCAGCGGCTTGGCGCCCAGCGGCGCGGCCTTGCTGGTCGCCGCCATCGTGCTGATGTCGGCGCTGCGCACCGCCGACAACACGCTGAGCAACAAGCTGTCTCTGGTCGGCTTCGACGCCGCCAAGGCCACCGCCGCCTCCATGGTGCGCGAGGGCGTGGCCAATCTATCCAGCAGCATCGCGCAGGGCGTCGGCCAGATGGCGATCACCGGCGTCGGCGCGAAGAAGAGTCTCAGCGGCATCAACGCCGAGCGCGGCGCGCTGAAGAACAACGCGCCCAAGCTGGCCAAGCTGGGCGACGAGGGGCGCAACATCCAGAGCGCGCTGGGCCGCCAGAACGCGGTCAAGCTGGGCGCCGACGCCGATGGCCTGAAGCAGGTGGGCCTGAAGCCGCAGACGGCCGCGGCCAAGCCGGGCGCGAATGAGCTGGGTGCGCAGTCCAACGCCGCCGGCGGCGTGGCCGACGGCATGGCCGGCGACAAGCTGGGCCTGCAGTCCAGCAATCAGCGCCTGGCCAAGCAGCACGAGACCGCGCTGGGCAGCGCCGGCGACGATCTGGCGGTGAAGAGCCAGGCCGAGCAGCTGGCCATGGACAACACCAAGCTCAAGGGCCAGGCCAAGCAGACCGCCGGCAAGGCGATCATGGATAGCTCGTCGGCGGCCAGCAATATCGCCGGCGGCTCGGGCCGCTACGCCTCCACGCTGGAGCAATCGGAGCAGCAGATCAGCCAGGCTTCCGGCCGCGTAGCCAATACCGCGTCCGAGGAAACCCGCGAAAGCAGCCGCAAGTCCGACAGTTTCGTTCAGGAACTGTTGCGCACCCTGGACAGCATCAGCCAGTCCAAGAGCGCGGCGATGGGCGCCGTGGCCGGCAATATCCGCGCCTGA
- the sicA gene encoding type III secretion system translocator chaperone SicA has protein sequence MDANENVSDDRFAEMVWEAVSGGATLKDVHGIPQDMMEGLYAHAYDFYHKGRLDEAETFFRFLCIYDFYNPDYIMGLAAVCQLKKQFQKAADLYAVAFALSKSDYRPVFFTGQCQLFMRKAAKARQCFELVCEQSGDESLRAKAQAYLDSLQETEAESSRQQEKEQV, from the coding sequence ATGGACGCTAATGAAAACGTCAGCGACGACCGTTTTGCGGAGATGGTCTGGGAGGCCGTGAGCGGCGGCGCCACGTTGAAGGACGTGCACGGGATTCCGCAGGACATGATGGAAGGCCTGTACGCCCACGCTTACGATTTTTACCACAAGGGACGGCTCGACGAGGCGGAAACCTTTTTCCGCTTCCTCTGCATCTACGACTTCTACAACCCCGACTACATCATGGGCCTGGCCGCCGTGTGCCAGCTGAAGAAACAGTTCCAGAAAGCCGCCGATCTGTACGCGGTGGCTTTCGCCCTGAGCAAGAGCGACTACCGGCCGGTGTTCTTCACCGGCCAGTGCCAGCTGTTCATGCGCAAGGCGGCCAAGGCCAGGCAGTGTTTCGAACTGGTGTGCGAGCAAAGCGGCGACGAGTCGCTGCGCGCCAAGGCCCAGGCGTATCTGGACAGCTTGCAGGAGACGGAGGCCGAGTCATCCCGTCAGCAGGAAAAGGAGCAAGTATGA
- a CDS encoding IpaD/SipD/SspD family type III secretion system needle tip protein produces the protein MYGIQTSSLLQPTRPQPTETPAASTRADASGGATAASAVVAPGPAASELNTARLKADALSQSNQEVRRAVEGQGGYESRLADRRWAAAVSGGEQPSAESVRIQRGAQQATLDEARDMQTLNVQQFVGSLNGVAQSAYSMSPEQKQRLSAELESLFAAASPTAREAAAPILYSAKGAANGMISDRELWALIGGSISDIKDGYLGVYENVVGKYIAFYQDFSAILTKMAGWVSSNDKGDKVTLSVGQLYQELDALMKKYGTGVLHPASGTVSKAEAEQKAKDLGLPESCVQQQGSGYVVVGNGVLHPASGTVSKAEADKWVADLGSGAVAQEKPAGSGKYVVVIDNGPLQKMMDALNKLAGGVPASDKKVEMNNAEYQSWQSGFKAQEENLKNTLQTLTQKLSNANSLFDNLVKVLSSTISSCTETAKSFLQG, from the coding sequence ATGTACGGCATCCAAACTTCATCGTTGTTGCAGCCGACGCGGCCGCAACCCACCGAAACCCCGGCCGCTTCGACGCGGGCCGACGCTTCCGGCGGCGCCACCGCGGCCAGCGCCGTTGTCGCGCCGGGCCCCGCGGCGTCCGAATTGAACACCGCGCGGCTCAAGGCGGACGCGCTGAGCCAATCGAACCAGGAAGTCCGGCGCGCGGTGGAAGGACAGGGCGGCTATGAAAGCAGGCTGGCCGATCGGCGCTGGGCGGCGGCGGTGTCCGGCGGCGAGCAGCCGTCGGCCGAGTCGGTCCGCATCCAGCGCGGCGCGCAGCAGGCGACGCTGGACGAGGCCAGGGACATGCAGACGCTGAATGTCCAGCAGTTCGTCGGCAGCCTGAACGGCGTCGCGCAAAGCGCTTATTCGATGTCGCCGGAGCAAAAGCAGCGCTTGAGCGCCGAACTGGAGTCGCTGTTCGCCGCCGCGTCGCCAACGGCGCGGGAAGCCGCCGCGCCCATATTGTATTCGGCCAAGGGCGCCGCCAACGGCATGATTTCCGACCGCGAGCTGTGGGCGCTGATCGGCGGCTCCATCAGCGACATCAAGGACGGCTACCTCGGCGTGTATGAGAATGTGGTGGGCAAATACATCGCCTTCTATCAGGACTTCAGCGCCATCCTGACCAAGATGGCCGGCTGGGTCTCGTCGAACGACAAGGGCGACAAGGTGACCTTGAGCGTCGGCCAGCTGTACCAGGAGCTGGACGCCCTGATGAAGAAATACGGGACCGGGGTCCTGCACCCGGCCAGCGGCACCGTGAGCAAGGCCGAGGCCGAACAGAAGGCCAAGGATCTGGGCTTGCCGGAGTCTTGCGTGCAGCAACAGGGTAGCGGTTACGTCGTCGTGGGCAACGGTGTTCTGCACCCGGCCAGCGGTACGGTCAGCAAGGCGGAAGCCGATAAGTGGGTCGCGGATCTGGGTTCCGGCGCCGTCGCCCAGGAAAAACCGGCGGGCTCGGGCAAGTATGTGGTGGTCATCGACAACGGCCCGCTGCAGAAAATGATGGATGCGCTGAACAAACTGGCGGGCGGCGTGCCGGCCTCCGACAAGAAGGTGGAAATGAACAATGCCGAATACCAGTCCTGGCAGTCCGGCTTCAAGGCGCAGGAAGAGAACCTGAAAAACACCTTGCAGACGCTGACCCAGAAGCTCAGCAACGCCAACTCCTTGTTCGACAACCTGGTCAAGGTGCTCAGCAGCACCATCAGCAGTTGCACGGAAACCGCCAAATCCTTCTTGCAAGGCTAA
- the sctE gene encoding type III secretion system translocon subunit SctE → MSGNTIGQGFNLGSAELAKALSGNTQVSEKFADAAQKSAQALFTTRVSEDAGTAKPRGDLNTPPLTEPTERAKGELNGAGKLTLLLGQLMAVLGDVSLAQLESRIATWRAMMDAQVAMGEKLSGELKQAVGEAEQATEAYQAALGDLKTAKSVLEAAKQKQAMAQAKLDGLTPDDSGYQQALAARDQAANEAQAAKLKADKAEQVATDAHVLAKDKTEKADKLLTQAQGLNVRSEAAQQGAEDHLTGVAKLTMLMAMFVEMVGKNSEDSLKNDLALFQAMQEGRQKEMDKKSAEYKEEVRKAEELNRTMGCIGKILGAVLTVVSVVAAAFTGGASLALAAIGVALMVADEVVKATTGVSFMEEALKPLMDKVLKPLMDLIGKAITKALEGLGVDKKTAELAGSIIGAVLAAVAMVAVIVVVAVVGKGAASKLGGALSKLVGDAIKKMVPNMLKELAKNGSKVLSQGFQRLANSLGLQTDAAAKQMMANTLSRVVVGGEVVQATSQAGGNVAQGVFMKNASDMLADFTLARASMDQIEQWLKQAVEVFASTQKITQELTTTMSAAMQQNAEAGRFVLRQSHA, encoded by the coding sequence ATGAGCGGTAATACTATCGGTCAAGGCTTCAATCTTGGCAGTGCCGAGCTGGCGAAAGCGCTATCGGGCAACACCCAGGTCAGCGAGAAATTCGCCGATGCCGCGCAAAAGTCGGCTCAGGCCTTGTTCACGACGCGAGTCAGCGAGGACGCCGGGACGGCCAAGCCGCGCGGCGATCTGAACACGCCTCCGCTGACCGAGCCGACGGAGCGCGCCAAGGGCGAGCTGAACGGCGCGGGCAAGCTGACCTTGTTGCTGGGGCAGCTGATGGCCGTGCTCGGCGATGTGTCGCTGGCGCAGTTGGAAAGCCGCATCGCCACCTGGCGCGCGATGATGGATGCGCAAGTGGCGATGGGCGAGAAGCTGTCCGGCGAATTGAAGCAGGCGGTGGGCGAGGCCGAGCAGGCCACCGAGGCCTATCAGGCGGCGCTGGGCGATCTGAAGACGGCCAAGTCGGTGCTGGAGGCGGCCAAGCAGAAGCAGGCCATGGCCCAGGCCAAGCTGGATGGGCTGACGCCGGACGACTCCGGCTATCAGCAGGCGCTGGCGGCGCGGGACCAGGCCGCCAACGAGGCCCAGGCCGCCAAGCTCAAGGCCGACAAGGCTGAACAGGTCGCGACCGACGCGCATGTGCTGGCCAAGGACAAGACCGAAAAGGCCGACAAGCTGCTGACCCAGGCCCAGGGGCTCAATGTCCGGAGCGAGGCGGCGCAGCAAGGCGCGGAAGACCATCTGACCGGCGTCGCCAAGTTGACCATGTTGATGGCGATGTTCGTCGAGATGGTGGGCAAGAACAGCGAAGACAGCCTGAAGAACGATCTGGCACTGTTCCAGGCCATGCAGGAAGGCCGCCAGAAGGAAATGGACAAGAAGTCCGCCGAGTACAAGGAAGAAGTGCGCAAGGCGGAAGAACTCAATCGCACCATGGGGTGCATTGGCAAGATTCTGGGCGCGGTGCTGACGGTGGTCAGCGTCGTGGCCGCGGCGTTCACCGGCGGCGCCAGCCTGGCGCTGGCCGCGATAGGCGTCGCGCTGATGGTGGCGGACGAGGTGGTCAAGGCCACGACCGGGGTGTCCTTCATGGAAGAGGCTTTGAAGCCGCTGATGGACAAGGTGCTCAAGCCGTTGATGGACCTGATAGGCAAGGCCATCACCAAGGCGCTGGAAGGCCTGGGGGTGGACAAGAAGACCGCCGAGCTGGCCGGCTCCATCATAGGCGCGGTGCTGGCCGCGGTGGCGATGGTCGCGGTGATCGTCGTGGTGGCCGTGGTCGGCAAGGGCGCAGCCAGCAAACTGGGCGGCGCGCTCAGCAAGCTGGTCGGCGACGCCATCAAGAAGATGGTGCCCAATATGCTGAAGGAACTGGCCAAGAACGGCAGCAAGGTGCTGAGCCAGGGCTTCCAGCGGCTGGCCAACAGCCTGGGTCTGCAAACCGACGCCGCCGCCAAGCAGATGATGGCCAATACGCTGAGCCGCGTGGTGGTCGGCGGCGAAGTGGTGCAGGCGACCAGCCAGGCCGGCGGCAATGTGGCCCAGGGCGTGTTCATGAAGAACGCCAGCGACATGCTGGCCGACTTCACGCTGGCGCGCGCCTCGATGGACCAGATCGAACAATGGCTGAAGCAGGCGGTGGAAGTCTTCGCCAGCACCCAGAAAATCACCCAGGAACTGACCACGACCATGTCCGCCGCGATGCAACAAAATGCGGAAGCCGGCCGTTTCGTGCTGCGTCAGAGCCACGCTTGA
- a CDS encoding EscU/YscU/HrcU family type III secretion system export apparatus switch protein, which produces MANKTEQPTRKRLQDSAKKGQSFKSRDLVVACLTLCGVAYLVSFGSLVELMGAFRQAIAGGFQQDMHGYAQAVFWLGLKLLLPIFLLCVFASALPVLLQTGFVLASEALKLNLEALNPVNGFKKLFSLRTIKEAVKALLYLASFAVAVVLIWRKHKALLFAQLNGGVMDVATVWRELLLSLVLTCLGCIALILILDAVAEYFLFMKDMKMDKQEVKREMKEQEGNPEIKSRRREAHMEILSEQVKSDIENSRLIVANPTHIAVGIYFRPELVPIPFVSVMETNQRALAVRAYAEKVGVPVVRDVPLARRIFASHRRYSFISLDEVDEVLRLLAWLEQVENAGRPDDEPSGP; this is translated from the coding sequence ATGGCCAACAAGACCGAACAACCGACGCGCAAGCGCTTGCAGGACTCGGCCAAGAAGGGCCAGTCCTTCAAGAGCCGCGATCTGGTGGTGGCCTGCCTGACCTTGTGCGGCGTCGCCTATCTGGTGTCCTTCGGCTCGCTGGTGGAGCTGATGGGCGCTTTCCGCCAGGCGATAGCCGGCGGTTTTCAGCAAGACATGCACGGCTACGCCCAGGCGGTGTTCTGGCTGGGCCTGAAGCTGCTGCTGCCGATCTTTCTGCTGTGCGTCTTCGCCTCGGCGCTGCCGGTGCTGCTGCAGACCGGCTTCGTGCTGGCCAGCGAGGCGCTGAAGCTCAATCTGGAGGCGCTCAATCCGGTCAACGGCTTCAAGAAGCTGTTCAGCCTGCGCACGATCAAGGAGGCGGTGAAGGCGCTGCTGTACCTGGCCAGCTTCGCGGTGGCGGTGGTGCTGATCTGGCGCAAGCACAAGGCGCTGCTGTTCGCCCAGCTGAACGGCGGCGTGATGGACGTCGCGACGGTCTGGCGCGAACTGCTGCTGTCGCTGGTGCTGACCTGCCTGGGCTGCATCGCGCTGATCCTGATCCTGGACGCCGTCGCCGAATACTTCCTGTTCATGAAGGACATGAAGATGGACAAGCAGGAAGTGAAGCGCGAGATGAAGGAGCAGGAAGGCAATCCCGAGATCAAGTCGCGCCGGCGCGAGGCGCATATGGAAATCCTGTCCGAGCAGGTGAAGTCGGATATCGAGAACTCGCGGCTGATCGTCGCCAACCCCACCCATATCGCCGTCGGCATCTATTTCCGGCCGGAGCTGGTGCCGATTCCCTTCGTCTCGGTGATGGAAACCAACCAGCGGGCGCTGGCGGTGCGCGCCTACGCCGAGAAAGTCGGCGTGCCGGTGGTTCGCGACGTGCCGCTGGCGCGGCGCATTTTCGCCAGCCACCGCCGCTACTCCTTCATCAGCCTCGACGAGGTCGACGAGGTGCTGCGGCTGCTGGCCTGGCTGGAGCAGGTGGAAAACGCAGGTCGGCCCGACGACGAACCGTCCGGGCCGTGA